A stretch of DNA from Endozoicomonas sp. 8E:
TGGAGTGGCAGTTTTAACCTGGTCGATCCTGTTCATTTTCGTCAGACGGCTAATGTCGGACAATGGATCGACGCCATGGTCAGGGTAGAGGGTATACCTGCACACGTTATGGCGGTGATTGCTCATTGGGATAAAGCACTTGAAACGGGTGAAAAGCATTCGTCGTTTAATGCTACTTACGAGTTTCCACCTTCCTGTCTTGACAGTTACACCGGTGCTGATGTTCACGTACTGCCATCAGGGCCGGGAATCAACCGGGAAAGGCTTCATCAGGTTTTGCTTACCGCAATTTACGAAAGTAAGGAGGAGCTGCTGATATCCACGCCTTATTTTGTTCCGGACGAATCATTGCTGACAGCCCTGAAGTCAGCAGCCATGCGAGGGGTGGACGTTCAGTTACTGGTTCCTCTCACAAATGACTCCAGAATGGTTCACTATGCCAGTCGCTCCTATTATGAAGACCTGTTAAACGCAGGGGTGAAAATATTACAGTTCAAGGGAGGGTTGCTGCATACCAAGTGTGTCCTGGTGGACCGATCGACCATTCTTTTTGGTACCGTAAATCTGGATATGCGCAGCGTCTGGCTTAATTATGAAGTGACCATGATCATCTATGACAGAGCCTTCAGCCAGACTATGGCGACACTTCTGGATCAGTATATGCAGAGCTCCGTGCGTGTTCGTTTGTCTCTATGGAGCCGAAGGTCTGTGACCAGACGATTTCTGGAGAGTCTTTTTCAGCTGTTGAGTCCTTTGTTGTGATGTAAGTACCTAACCAGCAGGCCTGGTACTTACTGCGTCGGTTAAGAACATCCATGTTTTCATCAATAAAGATTTTAACTGAAACAGTTCGCCTTATTTATAGACTTTCAGCGAGTCAACAGTCAGGGAGTAAAGGGTTTCAGTGTACGTTGACTGAGTGGTCTCAACATGCAGGGTTCCAACCAGCCAATAAGGGGTGTAGCCCGCTTCCTCGACTTTGATGCCTTTTTCGTTATTCTTGAATTTCACATAAATAGTTTGGTTAGGCGGCGGTGCTGGTACGTGGATGCAGGCACCCATCGTTGGTACCAGCAACAGCTCCGTCGCTCTCTGGTTTTTATCGAGGTTGAGTGGCACGAGGTATCCGGGTATTTTTACCGTGCGTTTGTCCAGTCTTGTAACGGGTGTCTGGCCGAGCTTATCCAGATAGTAGATGACATCAGCTTTGCTCATCTCTCCGGCCTGATAACTGTCAACGACTTTTTGATCCGGTGCAGGCATCAGTTCGTCCCAAGTGATCTCTATGGCTTCTGCTTGGGTTGCTGGCTTTTCCAGCGGCTTGGCTTGAACGGCGACTACTGGCAGCAGAGCCAGTAGCGTTGTCAGTATCAGGGATTTTCCTGTTTTCATAATGATTTTCATCTTAGACTCTTATAGTCAGGCCATCGGCAAGAGAGTTTTTGTAGGCGCGCCAGGCCGGGATTATGCCCAAAACAATGGCGCAGACAATGATCATTCCGGCCAGTGACCATTCAAAGGTGCCCGGAGCACTGATGGCCAGGTGCAGTCCCAGGATTTGTTGCACAACGGGCTGAATAGCGAAAAGCAGTCCATACAGTATAAGGAAGCCCAGAAGGGTTCCGGACACCGCATAAACGACAGATTCAGTGATCATCAGCGTGAAGATATGGATGGGCCTTGCACCGGCAGAGCGGAGAATGGCCATCTCACGGCGCCTTTCATTAAGAGAGGTGAGAATCGTAGTCAGCATGCCCATCAGACCTGCCAGGACCACCATGACGGAAACTGCAAGTAATGCCTTTTCTGCGGTGCCTACCAGTTGCCAGAGCTCCTGAAGAGCAACACCGGGCAGAATGGCGGTCATGGCTTCCTGCCGGTATTCATTGACTTTCCTCTGGTAACGGAAGGCGGCAGTACGGGATTTCAGACCAACAAAATAGGCGGTAACACTGGTGGGCTGAAGATTCATGGCCTGAGCCTCTGCAGCGGACACTGAGAATGCGGCAATGGGTGGTGCACCGCTTACCCAATCGATGTGCAGGGCTTCGATCCCCTCAAGAGAGATCAGAATCACTCTGTCCGAAGGCGTACCCGTTGGCTTGAGAATGCCTGAAACCTTAAAAGGCTTATCATCGTGAGACAGCAGACTCTTACTTTCTACGCCATGGTTCAGAACAATGCTGTCACCGACTTTATAGCCAAGGCTGGCAGCGACTTCAGATCCAAGTACAGCGTCGTACAAAGCGTTGAAAGGTTTGCCCTTGGACAGTTGCAGTGATTCGTTGTCGCCGTATCGAAAATGATTGAAGATGTCATGGGAGGTGCCCATGACCCGATAGCCATGGTGGGAGTCACCCAGGGAAATGGGAACAGACCAGGCAACATCCGGGGCAGACGTCAGGTCCTGATAAGTCTCCCAGGAGATATTGTTGGTGGCATTGCCAATGTGGAAAACAGAATACAACAGAAGATTCATAGAGCTGCTTCTGGCCCCCACAATCAAATCCGTACCTGACACGGTGTTGGTAAAGCTGTTTTTGGCTTCGACCCTGATACGTTCAACCCCCAATAGCAGGGCTACGCTGACAGCAATAGAGAATATAGTCAGCAAGGCGGTTGTTTTTCGGTTTTTAAGGCTCTTCAAAGCCAGACTTAAAATCGACATCAGTCCACCTCTGTTGCTTTGCTGGCCCGGTTGATTTCATTGAGCGCAATGCTGCGATCAAATAACGATTCAAGGCCACGGTCGTGGCTGACAAATAGCAGGGTGTTGCCAACTATTTCACATTCTGCGAACAGCAGATTGATGAAGGCTTCCCGGGTATCTGTGTCCAGTGCTGAAGTAGGCTCGTCGGCAATGATCAGATCAGGCTTGCCAATTAAAGCTCTGGCGGCGGCTACTCGCTGTTGCTGTCCGATACTCAGTTCTGTGACCGGACGATGGAGTACTGAGTCGTCCAGTTCCAGATGTTTAAGAAGACGTCTTGCTTCATCCTGCTCACTGCCAGCAATACTGGCGAGATTGCTTTTGCGCTCTATGGCAAAGCCCAGAGGCAGAGTGACGTTCTCTATTACAGAGAGATAGGGAATCAGATTAAACATCTGGAAGATAAAGCCAATATGATCAGCACGGAAGCGATCGCGCTGCACCGGGGAAAAACGACTAATGTCGTTCCCCAGCACTTTGACCTGTCCCCGCTCCGGTGTAATGACGCCGCCGAGCAGTCCCAATAGAGTGGTTTTACCGGAACCCGACGGGCCGCGGACAAAAACCTTTTCGCCTCTGGATACAGTCAGTTCAGGAATATCCAGAACAGGTATTCCTGCTTTCCAGCTGAACTCAACAGCTGTGAGCTCAATAACTTGAGAGCGGGAGTCAGTCATCTTAGAAGCGAACCTCTGGCTTGCTCTTGGTCATTTCGGCAGCCATCTGACCTTTTTGGGTGAAGCCCTGAACGCTTAAGGATGCGCTCCGCTCGAATGTTTCAAAGATTGAGGTGCTGATAGTTTTCAGCTGATTGGCATTGCCACATTCAAAGACGTACGTGGCTGAGATATCCATATGCCCGCTTTCGCCCTCATGCTCTTCATGGTTGTGTTCACTGTGATGATTATCATGATGTTCATGAGAGGCGTGCTCACCGTGATGATCGTGCTCATCATCATGGCCATGAGATGCGTGCTCATCGTGATGATCATGCTCGTTATGATCTTTTTCGTGATGTCCGTGATCATCGTTATGGGCTTTTTCATGACCATGATCGCTCTCAACAGAACTCGAGGTAGCTTTGGCGCTAACCAGTTTGCAGGACGCGGCAGGGGTCATGCTCCAGAGACTGGCCGCTTCCAGCTTTTCCAGAGCTTCATGGAGCTGGTGGCGTTGTTTGTCAGTAGAAATGGTCTCGAAGCCCAGCACATCATTGGCAGGCATTTTCAGTTCCAGGTGAACTTCTGAACCTTCGACGGCAAAGTTCAGTTCACCTTGCCCGTGAACATGGGCGTCAACGTGACGCTGCTCTCCATTAGCGGAAGAAACAGTCAGGGACAGAACTCCGCAGGCAATACCGGCAGCCAGTTTAGTAAAAGTTTGCATAATGTCACTCGTAGGGGCATTTATCTGATAAAAAGTTTTTCTGGTTTATTGATGACATCAGATAAAGGCCGGTGGAGCCCGGGTCAGCCTTTTGGTGGGGGTTTCCAAAGAAAAGGAGCGGGTTTTTTCTGTACTGTTGAAGGGAGCGAAGAACGAACTTTCTGCAGTAAACAGTCCCGGGGACGGAGGTGCCTGTGAAGTCAGCTGACAGCCCGCTGAATGATGCTGATCCCCATGCCAGTGATCGGCATGATCATTCAGAGACAGTTGTTGGAGCAGATTGTGATAGTTAGGACTAAAGTCTTTAGGCGGGTTGTGTGTGTGACTGACGGAATACTGAATAACCAGCAAATAAACGACAAAAATCAGACAAAATCGGAAAGGATTTGGTCTGTTTCTGTGGGCAGTGTTTATCAGGCTTATGGTTAGCATTCAGTCGTGTTATCGACACATGTGTAGTAATGGTCCGAATTATTCTCCAAAGCCCTAACAAAAAGCAATACCATAAGACGCAGTCATTTGCGTTTAACCGAACTGCTTGCTTTTTTACTTTTAAAATGAACTTTTCCGGTTAAACTAATTTTTGTCGTCAGAGCATTGTCTTAACCAGGTTACGACGGGTCAGCCAGGAGGTGATGAATACTGCCAGTAAGTGCAGGCCAACAAAGTAGTAAAGACCATTCACCAGTAAGGAATGCCATTCATAAACATTGTGTTCAAAGCCAAAGTCGGTATCCTGCAGCCACCCGGTAAACGCAGCCAGAGCCAGAGTAATCCACATCAGCCAGACAGCAATCGCTCCCATTGGGTTGTGACCATTTTCACCCTGCTGTCGGGTTTTCAGCTCATGAAGGTGCTGTTTGATGCCCGAGAATGAGGGTTTGATGTCCCAAAGGCGAGCAGGCGACGGGGCAAAAGTCATGCCATAAAGCAGTCTGAGTCCTACCAGGGCAAGGATGACCCAGCCAGAATACTCATGATACTCGCTATACCCATCAACCAGAAAATGGTTACTGAAAAAGAGCACTGCAACCGTCCAGTGAATCAACTGAACGGTACGTGGCCACTGAAACTTTTTAGACATCGAACTCTCTATGGTATTTCTTTCTGATGTCATTGAGTTTTTTCATTCTTCGTTTGGCCAGATCCAGATCTTGCTTATCGAGGGCAGCCTGAACCCCGGCCAGTCCGGTCAGCAGTTGATCAATACCTTTCCGGAATGCCTCAGGCGCATCAGTGTAGCCGGTCTCCCTGGCGTTTTTGGCGTGCGCACGGAATTCAGTCACGTAGCTCTGCATGTCTTCAATGGTTTTGGCAGAGCCGGAGCGTTTGAAATTGAAGCCCATTTTTTTCATTTCAGTGTTCAGTTCATCAGAATGACCTTCGTGGCCATGGCTATGAGCTGAAGCAGGCATGGAAGCCATCAATGAAGCGGACAGTGCCAGTGGCGTAAAGAAGGCTTTGGCAAGCGATTTCATATTAACTTTCCGTATAAACATTTCGCTCGAGCATCATAATGATTCTTGCAAGAAATAAGAAGGCTGGTTGTGTAAAACTTTTTGATTTAGAGGCACTGTCACTGAATGGCATGTCATAAAATATCCGAACACTTTCAGATATTTTTTACCGACATGAAGTTATTCTGTTTTTCTAGTTGCTAGACTGCCCCCTTGATCTTTCCAGTCTTTCAGACCTCCTCTGAAGTGCATGATATTGGTATAACCCCGAGCCGCAGCAAAATCGGCTCCGGCAAACCAGGATGTACATTGCGGACCACCACAATAAACAACTATGGGGTAGTTTTTCAGGATGGGTAGTTGGCTCTCCAGAGTGGCTCTGTCTGTCAGAGAATAGGCATCTGGCAGATGACCCATGGTATAGGTCTCACCCCTGTTAGTATCAAGAAGAAAGACTTCGCCAGCATCGACTGCCTTGCGCAAGTCAGGATAAGAGATGGCCGGGTAGTGCCTGTTGTAGGCCGCGAGCCTGTCTTCCGTGGTTGTGTTTTCTGAAGCTGTCACAGCGGTGCAGAACAGGATCACGGCGCAAGCCAGTA
This window harbors:
- a CDS encoding cytochrome b/b6 domain-containing protein, translated to MSKKFQWPRTVQLIHWTVAVLFFSNHFLVDGYSEYHEYSGWVILALVGLRLLYGMTFAPSPARLWDIKPSFSGIKQHLHELKTRQQGENGHNPMGAIAVWLMWITLALAAFTGWLQDTDFGFEHNVYEWHSLLVNGLYYFVGLHLLAVFITSWLTRRNLVKTML
- a CDS encoding rhodanese-like domain-containing protein yields the protein MFASWLRDPRILACAVILFCTAVTASENTTTEDRLAAYNRHYPAISYPDLRKAVDAGEVFLLDTNRGETYTMGHLPDAYSLTDRATLESQLPILKNYPIVVYCGGPQCTSWFAGADFAAARGYTNIMHFRGGLKDWKDQGGSLATRKTE
- a CDS encoding ABC transporter ATP-binding protein, with amino-acid sequence MTDSRSQVIELTAVEFSWKAGIPVLDIPELTVSRGEKVFVRGPSGSGKTTLLGLLGGVITPERGQVKVLGNDISRFSPVQRDRFRADHIGFIFQMFNLIPYLSVIENVTLPLGFAIERKSNLASIAGSEQDEARRLLKHLELDDSVLHRPVTELSIGQQQRVAAARALIGKPDLIIADEPTSALDTDTREAFINLLFAECEIVGNTLLFVSHDRGLESLFDRSIALNEINRASKATEVD
- a CDS encoding ABC transporter permease, whose translation is MSILSLALKSLKNRKTTALLTIFSIAVSVALLLGVERIRVEAKNSFTNTVSGTDLIVGARSSSMNLLLYSVFHIGNATNNISWETYQDLTSAPDVAWSVPISLGDSHHGYRVMGTSHDIFNHFRYGDNESLQLSKGKPFNALYDAVLGSEVAASLGYKVGDSIVLNHGVESKSLLSHDDKPFKVSGILKPTGTPSDRVILISLEGIEALHIDWVSGAPPIAAFSVSAAEAQAMNLQPTSVTAYFVGLKSRTAAFRYQRKVNEYRQEAMTAILPGVALQELWQLVGTAEKALLAVSVMVVLAGLMGMLTTILTSLNERRREMAILRSAGARPIHIFTLMITESVVYAVSGTLLGFLILYGLLFAIQPVVQQILGLHLAISAPGTFEWSLAGMIIVCAIVLGIIPAWRAYKNSLADGLTIRV
- a CDS encoding ZrgA family zinc uptake protein; amino-acid sequence: MQTFTKLAAGIACGVLSLTVSSANGEQRHVDAHVHGQGELNFAVEGSEVHLELKMPANDVLGFETISTDKQRHQLHEALEKLEAASLWSMTPAASCKLVSAKATSSSVESDHGHEKAHNDDHGHHEKDHNEHDHHDEHASHGHDDEHDHHGEHASHEHHDNHHSEHNHEEHEGESGHMDISATYVFECGNANQLKTISTSIFETFERSASLSVQGFTQKGQMAAEMTKSKPEVRF
- a CDS encoding DUF3299 domain-containing protein; translation: MKIIMKTGKSLILTTLLALLPVVAVQAKPLEKPATQAEAIEITWDELMPAPDQKVVDSYQAGEMSKADVIYYLDKLGQTPVTRLDKRTVKIPGYLVPLNLDKNQRATELLLVPTMGACIHVPAPPPNQTIYVKFKNNEKGIKVEEAGYTPYWLVGTLHVETTQSTYTETLYSLTVDSLKVYK
- the cls gene encoding cardiolipin synthase, whose amino-acid sequence is MDNSWLSALFGGIYLALIIAFGIHVIMQRRPVGVTLAWILLLFILPVAGFFFYLLFGSRRLGRRRLRRLESLYPDYEQWSSHLSRVITQRQLECPSNAPHTGIYKLAEQTLGIPVLPCSKLQLFHETDTILHGLLQDIEKARRSIVLEFYICEPKGRIKVLAEALIRASRRGVDCMVILDAVGSRQFLRSEWARRFRLEGISVTGSMPVGLLRMLFERLDIRNHRKILVIDDEIAWSGSFNLVDPVHFRQTANVGQWIDAMVRVEGIPAHVMAVIAHWDKALETGEKHSSFNATYEFPPSCLDSYTGADVHVLPSGPGINRERLHQVLLTAIYESKEELLISTPYFVPDESLLTALKSAAMRGVDVQLLVPLTNDSRMVHYASRSYYEDLLNAGVKILQFKGGLLHTKCVLVDRSTILFGTVNLDMRSVWLNYEVTMIIYDRAFSQTMATLLDQYMQSSVRVRLSLWSRRSVTRRFLESLFQLLSPLL
- a CDS encoding cytochrome b562, which codes for MKSLAKAFFTPLALSASLMASMPASAHSHGHEGHSDELNTEMKKMGFNFKRSGSAKTIEDMQSYVTEFRAHAKNARETGYTDAPEAFRKGIDQLLTGLAGVQAALDKQDLDLAKRRMKKLNDIRKKYHREFDV